The DNA segment GCAAATTTAATTTATGAGTGGAATGTTGAGAATGGAGTTTTATTAAATCAAATTTCGAGCGATTCAATTGTTGTTCAGTGGGGAATTAGCGGTGTGGGAATTATTTCGGCAGTAGCCATCAATGCTTACGATTGCAGAAGCGATTCGTCTTTTTTGAATATTTCAATCGGAATCAATTCCATCGAAAACAATATGCAGCAACAAAAAATTAAAATATATCCAAACCCAACCTCTTCGGGATTTCTGAACATCTCGAAAAGCAAAAATCAATCTATAGAAATTTATAATAATATTGGTAGTCCAATTCTTTTCTCAAATGCCAAAATTATAAACACTTCAAACCTGCAGTCGGGTTTATATTTTATTTTAGTAAAAAATAAAAATGGCGAAATACTGAAATTTGAAAAATTATTGATTTATAATCACTAATTTCTTTGTTGATTTTTCATTTCTCTGAATAAGAATTTTTTACTATTTTAAAAAATGCTACTTAAACTTCTTGCTTCAACAATAAGTTTGCATTAATTCATAGCTAATAAATAAGCCGATTATTGATAAAAATTCTGCTGAGTATATTTTTTCTAAATGTAAATTACTACGATTTTTAGAATGAGTGAACGAAATACCTAATTCTTAAAAAAGCTACAAATCTTAGTTTGAAGTTGCATTAGAAAAAAAAATCAAAATAATACAAAAAAAATCCTCAGATTTTCATAAATTTGTCAAAAAGGTTCTTTATAAAAATGAGAAGGCATTATATCAGGCGTATCGAAATTCTTATACAAAAAACATCAATTTTATTTACCTTTTAAGCTTAATATTATGAAAGCACATTATATTCGAGTAATATTATTTTTAGTTATCTTTTTATTTTCGAAAAACATAATTGCTCAAAATAATTCGTCAATTAAGAAAAAAGAAATACTTCACATGTCAATTGAAGATATGATGAATATGGAGGTAGTTACAGCATCGAAAGTCAAGCAAAAGATTCAGGATGTACCTGCTTGCACAAGAGTTATTACAGCTCAGGACATTCTGGAACGCGGATATTTCACTCTGGAAGAAGCGTTGGCTGACCTTCCGGGTTTTCAGTTTAGAAACATATTAGGATTTAACACATATTCTTTCATTCGCGGACTTCCAAGTCAAAACAATTTGATAATTGTAATGATTGATGGCATTCAAATTAATGAGCTCAATTCAGGCGGATTCTATGGAGGAGGCCAATACAATCTTTCAAATGTAAAAAGGATTGAAGTCGTTTATGGTCCGGCTTCAGCATTGTACGGAACAAATGCCGTTTCAGGAATTATAAATATAATTACAAAAAAACCCGGCTCTGATGATGCAGGACATGCAGGAATTGGATATGGCTCTTTCGCTAAACTAATTACAGATTTCAGCTACGATTATATCGACAAAAATAATGATTTTGGTATCAGGCTTGCCGCTATGTATAAACAGAACGAAAAAGCCAAACTAAATGATGAAAATGGAGATTATAACTGGACAAATGATATGGAAAATTTTGAGGATAACTTATCATTTGACGCTATGGTTAAATTTAAGGGATTTACCTGGGGAACAAATTTTCAAGACAAAAAAGCATCGCGAACTACAAATTACAAAACTATTGACGACAAATATCTTGACAATGGAACATCATGGAATATCCGGTTTCTGAACAGTTTCTTGCAACACAGCTACAACAATAACGAAAAATGGACAAACCAGGCAAAAATATATTTTAGAAATGCCACTGTAAAAGATAATACTATTGGTTATATCATAAAAGCAGACTCATTGTCTGAAGGAGAACAAGTAGGATATTTTAGGCCCAACCATTTGATTGGCATTGAAGAACAATTTAATTACAATCCATTTGACAAACTTAATTTGATTGCGGGGCTTGTATTCGAACTGGAAAATCTATCCGAAGGATTTACAAAATCATATAGTAATTCTCAATTTGAAGAACCAGAAAAACCAGAAAAGCCGAACGTAATAAATAACAATCTACTGAGCTTTTATCTACAAAGCCAATACAGAATATTTAAGACAACTGCTATTACTGCCGGAATAAGGCAAAATATTAGCAATTATTATGGAAACATTTTAACACCAAGGCTTGCTCTTGTTTACAACAAAAATGCTTTTACTGCCAAAGTTTTATACAACAGAGCTTTCAGAGCCCCTAAACCAT comes from the Bacteroidota bacterium genome and includes:
- a CDS encoding TonB-dependent receptor; this encodes MKAHYIRVILFLVIFLFSKNIIAQNNSSIKKKEILHMSIEDMMNMEVVTASKVKQKIQDVPACTRVITAQDILERGYFTLEEALADLPGFQFRNILGFNTYSFIRGLPSQNNLIIVMIDGIQINELNSGGFYGGGQYNLSNVKRIEVVYGPASALYGTNAVSGIINIITKKPGSDDAGHAGIGYGSFAKLITDFSYDYIDKNNDFGIRLAAMYKQNEKAKLNDENGDYNWTNDMENFEDNLSFDAMVKFKGFTWGTNFQDKKASRTTNYKTIDDKYLDNGTSWNIRFLNSFLQHSYNNNEKWTNQAKIYFRNATVKDNTIGYIIKADSLSEGEQVGYFRPNHLIGIEEQFNYNPFDKLNLIAGLVFELENLSEGFTKSYSNSQFEEPEKPEKPNVINNNLLSFYLQSQYRIFKTTAITAGIRQNISNYYGNILTPRLALVYNKNAFTAKVLYNRAFRAPKPWDYTWGDGNNNLKPERMKSGEIFASYRFAEHFNIEGSIFRNNISDLFVKETIQINDSTELNRWANKDKVTTLGFETGIKYYVDKFQAYINYTNNHSQDKNDQHIAEISDHIANIGLTYKPVSNLIINLRANYLGERKNPKEIETTDSDIIDDLVIFHLAVTYYISGFNIQLITNNLLDSEYYHTSNRPPDRYRQPQRSVFVKMTYTFGRKTK